In a single window of the Raphanus sativus cultivar WK10039 chromosome 9, ASM80110v3, whole genome shotgun sequence genome:
- the LOC108825034 gene encoding uncharacterized protein C57A7.06-like, with amino-acid sequence MGALKRKSSSSSKTLAANSKKRRGPYLPNSILKIIATQKRPLNSADENGVDLYEYEEGIPEEESRKNNRYGRLHYDYEFKLPDDFEDEDVESEDDEEEAEGYDDDDDRHTRMLQALTGMPSAAFNRESKSKPVLFTEAYPEGEFNPTRDVLEGKNVLTEEDLLAPLEGKPGYHKTSRQISRMRKDTKHVVHSPLPKPQRERLERKAVKGLVDEEFSKWVHLVKKNREATTVYFNQDVNLGNSTVSAIASEFRPRTEFEMRMASVLNDDHEVSVAHREDGPRLVDHVKDHNHTAKMRSLLFRHERKSKQFKKIKSKLYHRLKNKDLRNSALGALMDPELAKEEAMKQEARRVEERMTSKHKNKGKWAKRMRRLGLDVKYDGTRAAIAEQLQMNANLSRKMNSMRDGSSSDESDDDEEELNEDTLSKLIAKAKEKTMKALEDDEVLNSGLMSLPFLARAMKKKNEEANEQAKRALVEYEEWETSGGAVSPKKTVSFCGRRVFGATEAPEESKKDSDSFYDNSDSDNNMNSIDDARDIASPSRTNTGTITETEVSLKESRDEMSEDSESQMVDGIFEIPCQAELINRAFAGDDVVDEFYKDKQEVLNQEVPEPVKPVLLPGWGPWINKRGYHHIKTTRKEEYAQKERAKDLKTRKDARLKHVIISEKVDKKAEKLHTETPPFPYTSKEVFEHSMRMPIGPEFNPSTIVGDLNRAEVVKKTGVIIKPVKFEEVDDEHTRNHQKPRLKKKTGRRQSKAK; translated from the exons ATGGGAGCATTAAAGAGGAAATCATCATCAAGTTCCAAAACCCTAGCAGCTAACtcaaagaagagaagaggtCCTTACTTGCCCAACTCAATACTCAAGATCATCGCGACCCAGAAACGTCCGTTAAACTCCGCTGATGAAAACGGCGTCGACTTGTACGAGTACGAAGAAGGCATCCCTGAAGAGGAATCCAGGAAAAACAACCGTTACGGCCGTCTCCATTATGACTACGAATTCAAACTTCCTGATGATTTCGAG GATGAAGACGTGGAGtcagaagatgatgaagaagaagcagaaggctatgatgatgatgatgatagacACACACGGATGTTGCAAGCTCTCACTGGGATGCCAAGTGCAGCTTTTAATC gTGAGAGTAAGAGCAAACCTGTGCTCTTCACTGAAGCATACCCAGAGGGTGAATTCAATCCCACACGTGATGTTCTCGAGGGTAAAAACGTCCTCACTGAGGAAGACTTGTTGGCGCCTCTCGAAGGCAAGCCAGGGTATCACAAGACAAGCAGGCAGATCTCCCGGATGAGGAAAGATACTAAGCATGTCGTTCATTCTCCTCTGCCAAAGCCTCAACGAGAAAGACTGGAGCGTAAAGCGGTGAAAGGACTAGTCGATGAGGAGTTTAGTAAGTGGGTGCATCTGgtgaagaagaatagagaagcaACAACTGTTTACTTTAACCAAGATGTCAATCTCGGAAACTCTACCGTCAGCGCGATAGCATCAGAGTTTCGACCAAGGACTGAGTTTGAGATGAGAATGGCTTCTGTGCTTAACGATGATCATGAGGTTTCGGTGGCTCACAGAGAAGATGGTCCTCGGCTTGTTGACCATGTAAAGGATCATAACCACACTGCCAAGATGCGGAGCCTGCTCTTCCGTCATGAGCGAAAAAGTAAACAGTTCAAGAAGATTAAGTCTAAACTTTATCATCGCCTCAAAAACAAAGACCTGAGGAACTCGGCACTGGGAGCATTAATGGACCCAGAATTGGCTAAGGAAGAGGCTATGAAGCAGGAGGCTAGACGAGTAGAG GAACGTATGACGTCGAAGcacaaaaacaaaggaaaatgGGCCAAACGTATGCGAAGGCTTGGATTGGATGTGAAATACGATGGCACTCGAGCAGCTATAGCTGAACAACTTCAGATGAATGCTAATTTGTCCAGAAAGATGAACTCCATGAGAGATGGGAGTAGTAGTGATGAGAGCGACGATGATGAGGAAGAGTTGAATGAGGATACTCTTTCTAAGTTGATAGCGAAAGCAAAAGAGAAGACAATGAAAGCTTTGGAAGATGATGAAGTGCTCAACTCTGGTCTTATGTCATTACCTTTCTTG GCCCGTGctatgaaaaagaaaaacgagGAAGCCAATGAACAGGCTAAACGTGCTCTCGTGGAGTATGAAGAGTGGGAGACTTCTGGTGGAGCAGTGAGCCCTAAAAAAACTGTTAGTTTTTGTGGTAGAAGAGTGTTTGGTGCAACCGAAGCTCCAGAAGAGTCTAAAAAGGATTCAGATAGCTTCTATGACAACAGTGATAGTGACAATAATATGAATAGCATAGATGATGCAAGAGATATTGCTTCACCTTCTAGAACAAACACTGGAACCATTACAGAAACTGAGGTGTCTCTAAAGGAATCTAGAGATGAAATGAGTGAAGATTCAGAGAGTCAAATGGTGGACGGTATCTTTGAAATTCCTTGTCAAGCAGAGCTTATAAACCGCGCATTTGCTGGTGATGATGTGGTAGATGAATTTTACAAGGACAAGCAAGAGGTTCTAAATCAGGAAGTTCCTGAACCGGTAAAGCCGGTTCTACTTCCCGGTTGGGGACCATGGATCAATAAGAGAGGTTATCATCATATCAAAACAACAAGGAAAGAGGAATATGCTCAGAAAGAAAGAGCAAAAGATCTCAAAACGAGGAAAGACGCTCGTCTTAAACATGTTATCATATCAGAGAAAGTTGATAAAAAG GCTGAGAAACTTCATACAGAGACTCCACCTTTCCCTTATACGTCCAAGGAAGTTTTCGAACATAGTATGCGTATGCCTATAGGACCCGAGTTTAATCCCTCTACTATTGTCGGTGATCTAAACCGAGCAGAG GTTGTGAAGAAGACTGGAGTCATAATCAAACCAGTGAAGTTCGAGGAAGTAGATGATGAACACACTCGAAACCATCAGAAACCAAGACTCAAAAAGAAAACTGGTAGACGCCAAAGCAAAGCCAAGTAA